TAAAtcgattattatattaaatatctcaatccatggattttttttgtatattagCTAACTTGTTAAGAGTTGACTTTATTTTTCACCAATGATTAAAGCTTATCATCTGTAATTAAGAAAAtgactaaaattaataataattacgATATAATTTATTTGGATAAAGTAACTCGCAGAAAGCGTGTGCGAGTTATTTTATCTATGTGGCTCCTCGCTGACTGGCCAGCTTGGAGCTACGTAGGTAACTCGCAGAACTATTTCGCGAGTTACAGTAACTCATAGAACAGTTCTCCAAGTTGTAAtgcataaaataaattttttaaaaaatagaggctaaaaaaagaaataattaacaaataatagTCAAATATGTCATTAACCCGTTTTGGGTAGTGATACGACAGCGTAAGGTGATTGCATAAAATATCTGGGGAGCTGAGGAATAAAACCATTTGTAAAACCCTAATAAGTATAAACCCCAAAACCCTATAAGTGAGGCATCATCCTCCATTGAAAGTTTCCCCCATAAATCACGATGATGAGCATCATCCTCAGAAGATCAACTTCTCAAGCTCCGAAGCTGGCCCTGGCCTTTCACACACTCTTCCACCACCCTTTCTCCTCCACGCCGCCTGTGCTCCACAGCAACCCTAGCAGCCCCTCTGCCGGGTTTAGTACTCATTTCAGGGAAATTCATGTGAAATCCGGGCCCTTGGATTTCAAGGCAGAGCTTGCTGCTGCACATGATTTCGGGTATGAGGAAGACAAGGGTAAGGAAGAGGAGGGTCTTGAAATTGGCAAGCTTGGCATTTCTCAAGAGATTGTCTCTGCTTTGGCCCGTAGGGGTATTACTAAACTTTTTCCAATTCAGGTCAGCTTTTTCTCCCTTGTTTTGCTTACTTTTTGTCGTATTATTGTAGTAGCTGACTCTTGTGTGTTTTGGTTGGGTTGTAGAAAGCTGTGCTGGAACCCGCAATGCAAGGACGGGACTTGTTTGGAAGGGCTCGTACTGGAACGGGAAAGACGCTTGCTTTCGGAATCCCGATTATTGATCGAATCATCCAGTTCAATGCTAAGCATGGGTTTGtacctttcttttcttttctctctttctttcgCTTAAATCTTTTTTAAGAATTCgattctatttaaattttatagcaaGGGGAGGAACCCTCTGGCTCTCATTATGGCTCCAACAAGGGAGCTTGCTCGCCAAGTTGAGAAGGAGTTTTGTGAGTCCGCACCTAGCTTGGATGCCATATGTTTATATGGTGGTACACCCATTTCTCGCCAAATGAAGGAGCTTGACCATGGTGTTGATGTCGTTGTTGGCACACCTGGACGCATCATTGATCTCATGAAGAGAGGTTCTTTGAACCTCTCAGAGGTTCAGTTTGTTGTTCTTGATGAAGCTGATCAGATGCTTGGTGTGGGTTTTGTCGATGATATTGAAATTATCTTCCAGAGGCTGCCACAGAAACGACACAGTATGCTCTTCTCTGCAACTATGCCAAGTTGGATTAAGAACCTTGTTAGAAATTACTTGAAAGATCCGCTGACTATCGATCTTGTGAGTACTGACATCTATTTCTAGCATTACTTCTGACTCtaactttcatttcttttcgTCTAAATGGGAAATAGTTAAGCTAGATTGGTGCAAAGTTCATGACATTGCAGGTAAAAATGGGTTCTGGTTTCTGAGACTCGGACAATGTAATCCTTAGAAGTGATATTATTTTGAATGTCAATATGGTTAGTTGCAAATCTTACAGCTATGGCTACAAGATTGTTAACATTTAACCTGCATGCAGGTTGGGGATTCTGATAAGAAGCTGGCTGATGGAATTACCCTCTATTCAATTGTGTCAGACATGTATGGAAAAGCATCAATACTTGGTCCTCTGATAACTGTATGAATCTAGAGCTTTTATTTGGCATATATGTTTTATGCTTTTCTGTTCCTTTTAACAGTAATATTTTGCTCGCAAATTACAAAATTCGTAATTGCTGTTGCTTTATCCATTTACTTGTATATCCTCTAAGTATTAGATGTGTTATTCCAGGAGCATGCAAAAGGAGGTAAATGTATTGTCTTTACCCAAACAAAACGTGATGCTGATCGACTAGCAAATGCTATGGCAAGAAACTTTAGATGCGAGGCTTTACATGGGGATATTTCACAGAGTCAGAGAGAGAGAACACTTTCAGACTTCCGAAATGGGACCTTCAATATATTAGTTGCCACTGATGTTGCTGCTCGTGGCCTTGATGTGCCTAATGTTGACCTGGTAACTACCATGAACTTTTCCTTTCAATTTTGCAAGAAGTCTGCATTCTCTATTTTTGGTGGACATTTAATACATATAGAAGTATTAGAATTGGATATGCATTGTTGTGCCAAGCTATTATTTTTCTGCATCCCACAATTGGTTTGCATCTGGCATTTGTAAAGTATTGTTTTATTAGAAGGGAGCTTAAGCTGTGTCATATTGATTTTTGGTGGTTGTATCTTTGCATCTATCATCCTACATCTCTGTACTCGATGCAGATTAAATCTGACATGAATAATATTTAGTGCAGAAAAACCCTGTTTAACAAAATGGccataatttatagttttaggCGTATACATTAGGgaattcttttttcttctatttGCATTCTTCCTTGTTGGATAAAGTATATATGACCTTACAATTTGAAATGCCTTATAAAAATGGATTACTCCACTTGCACTCTTAATTAGCATtggaaaattatattttgattttatagtgCTTCAACTGCCATGAGATTAGTTGAATGCTCCTTTCTATTGAAATTCAATGAGAAAGCACTATATATAagcatatatttttatagtgacaaattGAACCTAAACCTTACACTTGTTTGGGAGAATCTATAAATAATAgggtaaatatttataaactttcAAAACCTTCTTTTCTTGTTAAGGGAATCTAAGGTTCTTGAAGGTAAGGTTTTTTGGGGGGCTTGTTTTATCTCTTAAAACCTCAAGAAATCTTCAATCTCTCAACCTTCTCATATATTGGTTGAATTTATTTCCTAAAACTTGTATATcttaggccatgtttggttcatggaatagatGCTGAATGAATGGCGTAGCTATTTTGTATAGGATGATCATTATTAGCTTTGGTTCACGGAATAGTTATTTCACGGAATTGCTATTTCATGATTTTGTGAGATAAACACTCTTTTCAAAAAGTaaagaatagctattccattcttTTATAGAATAGCTATGTCTTTCAATgctattccatttcataaaccAAACATGGTCTTAGTGTAAACAAAGAAGTATACTGGATCTTATAGCCCCAATgttctttcaattttaatttgaagGAATTAAGTTATTCTATAGCAACAAGGACTCAAATAAGACTTTAACTATAGAATAAGAGACTCCTAAATACATCATTACTATTTCAGCGAAGCTGGGAATTACGAAATACGCCTAGGGCTTGAAATCTTTGACCAGTGGATACTGTATTCAAATGTACATATAATGAAGACTTCACAAGTATCAGAAAGCATCATACACCAGCTTAAATAAACCTTAAATTGGAATTAGATTGTTATTCTTTGTTTCTGGATTTCTTAAACTTTGTTCCTCCTTATCTGCCTTAAAACCGTCCTAATTTTTACTGTGTAATTTTATGTGGCATATATGATAGATTTGATAAAATGAGAATAAACAGCTAAGTATTGTCTATTTCTTTCATTTTGTACTTGGTGTTTGCTCAACTTTGTTAATTATTTTGCtgttaaagaagaaaaaaat
This window of the Mercurialis annua linkage group LG5, ddMerAnnu1.2, whole genome shotgun sequence genome carries:
- the LOC126681298 gene encoding DEAD-box ATP-dependent RNA helicase 53, mitochondrial-like produces the protein MMSIILRRSTSQAPKLALAFHTLFHHPFSSTPPVLHSNPSSPSAGFSTHFREIHVKSGPLDFKAELAAAHDFGYEEDKGKEEEGLEIGKLGISQEIVSALARRGITKLFPIQKAVLEPAMQGRDLFGRARTGTGKTLAFGIPIIDRIIQFNAKHGKGRNPLALIMAPTRELARQVEKEFCESAPSLDAICLYGGTPISRQMKELDHGVDVVVGTPGRIIDLMKRGSLNLSEVQFVVLDEADQMLGVGFVDDIEIIFQRLPQKRHSMLFSATMPSWIKNLVRNYLKDPLTIDLVGDSDKKLADGITLYSIVSDMYGKASILGPLITEHAKGGKCIVFTQTKRDADRLANAMARNFRCEALHGDISQSQRERTLSDFRNGTFNILVATDVAARGLDVPNVDLIIHYALPNCSETFVHRSGRTGRAGKKGTAILIYTHEETRQVRIYEREVGCRFTELPKITVEGGGADMFSDMGNDRRFGGSRDRQFSSPGFGRDGNRGDSGYGRFGGGNRNGGFGRSDGGGQFSSQMSGRSRVGYNRNQTGNSSSPGFGSFGEAGSRSDRSSSFGEFGSGRSSGFGNNSSSRFGSFGNKE